One Canis lupus familiaris isolate Mischka breed German Shepherd chromosome 20, alternate assembly UU_Cfam_GSD_1.0, whole genome shotgun sequence genomic region harbors:
- the KLHL26 gene encoding LOW QUALITY PROTEIN: kelch-like protein 26 isoform X2 (The sequence of the model RefSeq protein was modified relative to this genomic sequence to represent the inferred CDS: deleted 1 base in 1 codon), giving the protein MAESGGGGGAGGGGFGAGPGPERPSSMADKNGALKCTFSAPSHSTSLLQGLAALRAQGQLLDVVLTINRETFHAHKVVLAACSDYFRAMFTGGMREASQDVIELKGVSARGLRHIIDFAYSAEVTLDLDCVQDVLGAAVFLQMLPVVELCEEFLKAAMSVETCLNIGHMATTFSLASLKESVDAFTFEHFLQIAEEEDFLHLPLERLVFFLQSNRLQSCAEIDLFRAAVRWLQHDPSRRPRASHVLCHIRFPLMRSSDLVDSVQTLDIMVEDVLCRQYLLEAFNYQVLPFRQHEMQSPRTVVRSDVPSLVAFGGTPYTDSDRSVSSKVYQLPEPGARHFRELTEMEVGCSHTCVAVLDNFVYVAGGQHLQYRSGEGAVDACYRYDPHLNRWLRLQAMQESRIQFQLNVLCGMVYATGGRNRAGSLASVERYCPRRNEWGYACSLKRRTWGHAGASEGGRLYISGGYGISVEDKKALHCYDPAADQWEFKAPMSEPRVLHAMVGAGGRIYALGGRMDHVDRCFDVLAVEYYVPETDQWTSVSPMRAGQSEAGCCLLDRKIYIVGGYNWRLNNVTGIVQVYNTETDEWERDLHFPESFAGIACAPVLLPRSGTRR; this is encoded by the exons CATGGCTGACAAAAATGGAGCTCTCAAGTGCACCTTCTCAGCGCCCAGCCATAGCACCAGCCTCCTGCAGGGCCTGGCTGCCCTCCGTGCCCAGGGCCAGCTCCTGGACGTTGTACTCACCATCAACAGAGAGACCTTCCATGCACATAAAGTGGTCCTGGCCGCCTGCAGCGACTACTTCAG GGCCATGTTCACGGGTGGCATGAGGGAGGCGAGCCAGGATGTCATCGAGCTGAAGGGTGTGTCAGCCCGTGGCCTGAGGCACATCATCGACTTTGCCTATAGTGCCGAGGTGACGCTGGACCTGGACTGTGTGCAGGATGTGCTGGGTGCGGCTGTGTTCCTGCAGATGCTTCCTGTGGTGGAGCTGTGCGAGGAGTTCCTTAAGGCCGCCATGAGCGTAGAGACCTGCCTGAACATCGGCCACATGGCCACCACCTTTAGCCTGGCCTCGCTCAAGGAGTCCGTGGATGCCTTCACCTTTGAACACTTCCTGCAGATCGCAGAAGAGGAGGACTTCCTGCACCTGCCGCTGGAGCGCCTCGTCTTTTTCCTGCAGAGCAATCGGCTGCAGAGCTGTGCCGAGATCGATCTGTTCCGGGCCGCAGTCCGCTGGCTGCAGCACGACCCA TCCCGGCGGCCACGGGCCAGCCACGTGCTCTGCCACATCCGCTTCCCGCTCATGCGGTCGTCAGACTTGGTGGACAGCGTGCAGACGCTGGACATCATGGTGGAGGACGTGCTGTGCCGCCAGTACCTGCTGGAGGCCTTCAACTACCAGGTGCTGCCCTTCCGGCAGCACGAGATGCAATCCCCACGCACAGTCGTGCGCTCGGATGTGCCCTCCCTGGTCGCCTTTGGTGGCACGCCCTATACTGACAGCGACCGCTCTGTCAGTAGTAAGGTGTACCAGCTGCCTGAGCCGGGTGCCCGCCACTTCCGGGAGCTCACAGAGATGGAGGTGGGCTGCAGCCACACGTGCGTGGCTGTGCTAGACAACTTTGTGTACGTGGCCGGGGGCCAGCACCTGCAGTACCGCAGTGGTGAGGGTGCTGTGGACGCCTGCTACCGCTATGACCCCCACCTGAACCGCTGGCTGCGCCTGCAGGCCATGCAGGAGAGCCGTATCCAGTTCCAGTTGAACGTGCTGTGTGGCATGGTGTATGCCACGGGTGGCCGCAACCGGGCTGGCAGCCTGGCCTCAGTCGAGAGGTACTGCCCACGGCGCAATGAGTGGGGCTACGCCTGCTCTCTGAAGCGCCGCACCTGGGGCCACGCGGGTGCCTCAGAGGGGGGCCGCCTCTACATTTCAGGCGGCTATGGCATCTCTGTGGAAGACAAGAAGGCGCTGCACTGCTACGACCCTGCCGCTGACCAGTGGGAGTTTAAGGCACCCATGAGCGAGCCCCGTGTACTTCACGCCATGGTGGGTGCTGGCGGCCGCATCTATGCCCTGGGTGGCCGTATGGACCACGTCGACCGCTGCTTTGACGTGCTGGCGGTGGAGTACTATGTGCCCGAAACAGACCAGTGGACCAGTGTGAGCCCCATGCGGGCTGGCCAGTCAGAGGCCGGCTGCTGCCTACTGGACAGGAAGATCTACATCGTGGGGGGCTACAACTGGCGCCTCAACAACGTGACGGGCATTGTGCAAGTATACAACACAGAGACGGACGAGTGGGAGCGTGACCTGCACTTCCCAGAGTCCTTTGCAGGCATTGCCTGTGCCCCTGTCCTGCTGCCCCGGTCGGGGACCAGGAGGTAg